A genome region from Paralichthys olivaceus isolate ysfri-2021 chromosome 6, ASM2471397v2, whole genome shotgun sequence includes the following:
- the LOC109644419 gene encoding chitinase-3-like protein 2 isoform X1 encodes MFPHHLTSARNSSVLHQSQWRQCMLLSPSPFNNMRNIILTAGLCLIIASLGSSSRLVCYFNSLAENRADAGKFTIADIDPNKCTHLIYAFSDINEFNELVPTRRGDIFRYQLFNELKTRNPSLKTLLAVGGTTFNNEKFTTMVSTKQKRTAFIQSAVALLRIFKFDGLNLDWMYPVAAGGDPNNKQKFTLLCKELNAAFENEGRRKNRERLIITASVSAEREVIDASYEVNKITKDLDFLNVLTFDFHGPCKKVIRHHSPLYRGCHDTGDTIYHNTDSAMQHWLDKGAPAQLLNLGLAAYGRAFSLSSASSDVGAPAKGPGKEGCYTGEEGFWAYYETCLYTEGATFHRIADQKVPYAIAGNQWVGFDDKDSISTKVSYLKAKNFGGAFVWSLDLDDFSGKFCNQSKSPFISHLNSLLLQCSPTTTTTTTPTTTTTAPTTTTPTTTTPTTTTTTPTITTTTPTTTTPTTTTTTPTTTTTTPTTTTTTTTPTTTTTPTTTTTTPTTTTTAPTTTTPTTTTPTTTTSSTTTTTPTTTTTTPTTTTTTPTTTTTTPTTTTTTPTTTTTTTTPTTTTTTPTTTTTTKSDNGQGACNGATSGLFPNPLDPTSYYNCGFDGAHLQQCPAGLVFKTSCSCCNYP; translated from the exons TAACAACATGCGCAACATAATCCTGACAGCAG GTCTCTGCCTGATCATCGCCAGCTTGG GCTCTTCCAGTAGGCTGGTGTGTTACTTCAACAGCTTGGCCGAAAATAGAGCTGACGCTGGGAAGTTCACGATTGCGGATATCGATCCGAACAAATGTACCCATCTGATCTACGCCTTCTCTGACATTAATGAATTCAATGAGCTGGTCCCGACTAGAAGAGGAGACATATTTCGCTATCAGTTGTTTAATGAGCTCAAAACCAG AAATCCCTCACTCAAAACTCTGTTGGCAGTTGGTGGCACAACTTTTAACAATGAAAA ATTCACTACCATGgtgtcaacaaaacaaaagagaacagCATTCATCCAGTCTGCTGTCGCACTACTGAGAATATTTAAGTTTGATGGATTAAACCTGGACTGGATGTACCCTGTAGCAGCAGGAGGCGACCCAAACAACAAGCAGAAATTTACACTGTTGTGCAAG gAGCTCAATGCTGCCTTTGAGAAtgaagggagaagaaaaaatcGTGAACGATTAATCATCACAGCAAGTGTCTCTGCTGAGAGAGAGGTCATTGATGCCAGCTATGAAGTCAACAAGATTACCAA GGACCTGGACTTCCTTAATGTGCTGACATTTGACTTTCATGGCCCCTGTAAGAAGGTCATAAGACATCACAGTCCCTTATACAGAGGGTGCCACGATACTGGAGACACAATCTACCATAATACT GATTCTGCCATGCAACATTGGTTGGACAAGGGAGCACCTGCACAATTGCTAAATTTGGGACTAGCTGCATATGGGCGAGctttttccctctcctctgcatcCAGTGATGTTGGAGCTCCAGCCAAAGGCCCTGGTAAAGAAGGCTGCTACACTGGTGAAGAGGGATTCTGGGCCTATTATGAG ACTTGCCTTTACACTGAAGGGGCTACATTCCACCGGATTGCTGATCAGAAAGTTCCATATGCCATAGCAGGAAACCAGTGGGTTGGATTTGATGACAAAGACAGCATCAGTACAAAG gTCAGTTACTTAAAAGCAAAGAACTTTGGAGGAGCCTTTGTTTGGTCTCTGGACCTGGATGACTTCAGCGGAAAGTTCTGTAACCAGAGCAAAAGTCCCTTCATCAGCCACTTGAATTCTCTCCTGCTTCAAT GttctccaactaccacaaccacaactactccaactaccacaaccacagctccaactaccacaactccaacaaccacaactcccactaccacaacaactactccaactatcacaacaactactccaactaccacaactccaactaccacaacaactactccaactaccacaaccacaactccaactaccacaaccacaaccacaactccaactaccacaactactccaactacgacgaccactactccaactaccacaaccacagctccaactaccacaactccaacaaccacaactcccaCTACCACAACTAGTTCAACTAccacaactactccaactaccacaaccacaactccaactaccacaacaacaactccaactaccacaaccacaactcccactaccacaacaactactccaactaccacaacaactaccacaactccaacaaccacaacaaccactccaactaccacaaccacaacaaaaagTGATAACGGTCAAGGTGCCTGTAATGGAGCGACGTCTGGGCTTTTCCCCAATCCCTTAGATCCAACTTCTTATTACAACTGTGGCTTTGATGGAGCGCACCTCCAACAATGTCCAGCAGGATTGGTCTTCAAAACAAGCTGTAGTTGCTGCAACTATCCCTAA
- the LOC109644419 gene encoding chitinase-3-like protein 2 isoform X2 codes for MRNIILTAGLCLIIASLGSSSRLVCYFNSLAENRADAGKFTIADIDPNKCTHLIYAFSDINEFNELVPTRRGDIFRYQLFNELKTRNPSLKTLLAVGGTTFNNEKFTTMVSTKQKRTAFIQSAVALLRIFKFDGLNLDWMYPVAAGGDPNNKQKFTLLCKELNAAFENEGRRKNRERLIITASVSAEREVIDASYEVNKITKDLDFLNVLTFDFHGPCKKVIRHHSPLYRGCHDTGDTIYHNTDSAMQHWLDKGAPAQLLNLGLAAYGRAFSLSSASSDVGAPAKGPGKEGCYTGEEGFWAYYETCLYTEGATFHRIADQKVPYAIAGNQWVGFDDKDSISTKVSYLKAKNFGGAFVWSLDLDDFSGKFCNQSKSPFISHLNSLLLQCSPTTTTTTTPTTTTTAPTTTTPTTTTPTTTTTTPTITTTTPTTTTPTTTTTTPTTTTTTPTTTTTTTTPTTTTTPTTTTTTPTTTTTAPTTTTPTTTTPTTTTSSTTTTTPTTTTTTPTTTTTTPTTTTTTPTTTTTTPTTTTTTTTPTTTTTTPTTTTTTKSDNGQGACNGATSGLFPNPLDPTSYYNCGFDGAHLQQCPAGLVFKTSCSCCNYP; via the exons ATGCGCAACATAATCCTGACAGCAG GTCTCTGCCTGATCATCGCCAGCTTGG GCTCTTCCAGTAGGCTGGTGTGTTACTTCAACAGCTTGGCCGAAAATAGAGCTGACGCTGGGAAGTTCACGATTGCGGATATCGATCCGAACAAATGTACCCATCTGATCTACGCCTTCTCTGACATTAATGAATTCAATGAGCTGGTCCCGACTAGAAGAGGAGACATATTTCGCTATCAGTTGTTTAATGAGCTCAAAACCAG AAATCCCTCACTCAAAACTCTGTTGGCAGTTGGTGGCACAACTTTTAACAATGAAAA ATTCACTACCATGgtgtcaacaaaacaaaagagaacagCATTCATCCAGTCTGCTGTCGCACTACTGAGAATATTTAAGTTTGATGGATTAAACCTGGACTGGATGTACCCTGTAGCAGCAGGAGGCGACCCAAACAACAAGCAGAAATTTACACTGTTGTGCAAG gAGCTCAATGCTGCCTTTGAGAAtgaagggagaagaaaaaatcGTGAACGATTAATCATCACAGCAAGTGTCTCTGCTGAGAGAGAGGTCATTGATGCCAGCTATGAAGTCAACAAGATTACCAA GGACCTGGACTTCCTTAATGTGCTGACATTTGACTTTCATGGCCCCTGTAAGAAGGTCATAAGACATCACAGTCCCTTATACAGAGGGTGCCACGATACTGGAGACACAATCTACCATAATACT GATTCTGCCATGCAACATTGGTTGGACAAGGGAGCACCTGCACAATTGCTAAATTTGGGACTAGCTGCATATGGGCGAGctttttccctctcctctgcatcCAGTGATGTTGGAGCTCCAGCCAAAGGCCCTGGTAAAGAAGGCTGCTACACTGGTGAAGAGGGATTCTGGGCCTATTATGAG ACTTGCCTTTACACTGAAGGGGCTACATTCCACCGGATTGCTGATCAGAAAGTTCCATATGCCATAGCAGGAAACCAGTGGGTTGGATTTGATGACAAAGACAGCATCAGTACAAAG gTCAGTTACTTAAAAGCAAAGAACTTTGGAGGAGCCTTTGTTTGGTCTCTGGACCTGGATGACTTCAGCGGAAAGTTCTGTAACCAGAGCAAAAGTCCCTTCATCAGCCACTTGAATTCTCTCCTGCTTCAAT GttctccaactaccacaaccacaactactccaactaccacaaccacagctccaactaccacaactccaacaaccacaactcccactaccacaacaactactccaactatcacaacaactactccaactaccacaactccaactaccacaacaactactccaactaccacaaccacaactccaactaccacaaccacaaccacaactccaactaccacaactactccaactacgacgaccactactccaactaccacaaccacagctccaactaccacaactccaacaaccacaactcccaCTACCACAACTAGTTCAACTAccacaactactccaactaccacaaccacaactccaactaccacaacaacaactccaactaccacaaccacaactcccactaccacaacaactactccaactaccacaacaactaccacaactccaacaaccacaacaaccactccaactaccacaaccacaacaaaaagTGATAACGGTCAAGGTGCCTGTAATGGAGCGACGTCTGGGCTTTTCCCCAATCCCTTAGATCCAACTTCTTATTACAACTGTGGCTTTGATGGAGCGCACCTCCAACAATGTCCAGCAGGATTGGTCTTCAAAACAAGCTGTAGTTGCTGCAACTATCCCTAA
- the LOC138410586 gene encoding chitinase-3-like protein 2 — MHNIILTAGLCLIIASLGSSSRLVCYFNSLAENRADAGKFTIADIDPNKCTHLIYAFSDINEFNELVPTRRGDIFRYQLFNELKTRNPSLKTLLAVGGTTFKNEKFTTMVSTKQKRTAFIQSAVDLLRIFKFDGLNLDWMYPVAAGGDPNNKQKFTLLCKELNAAFENEGKRQNRERLIIAASVSAEREVIDASYEVNKITKDLDFLNVLTYDFHGPWENVTGHHSPLFKGSQDTGNKIYYNTDSAMQHWLDKGAPAQLLNLGLAAYGRAFSLSSASSDVGAPAKGPGEEGCYTGEEGFWAYYETCLYTEGATFHRIADQKVPYAIEENQWVGFDDKDSISTKVSYLKAKNFGGAFVWSLDLDDFSGEFCNQSKSPFISHLNSLLVQSSPTNPTTTTATPTTTTPFPTTTTTTPTTTTLTITTITPTTTTTPITTTTTPTTTTTSPTTTTTTPTTTKTTTTPTTTTSPTTTTTSLTTTTTPTTTSPTTTTPTTTTTAPTTTTTTPTTTNSNYHNHNSNYHNYSNYSNYNDHSSNYHNYHNYSNYHNHNSNYHSYSNYDSIYHNKYSNYHNSNYHNYSNYDDHYSNYHNHSSNYHNSNNHNSHYHNN; from the exons ATGCACAACATAATCCTGACAGCAG GTCTCTGCCTGATCATCGCCAGCTTGG GCTCTTCCAGTAGGCTGGTGTGTTACTTCAACAGCTTGGCCGAAAATAGAGCTGACGCTGGGAAGTTCACGATTGCGGATATCGATCCGAACAAATGTACCCATCTGATCTACGCCTTCTCTGACATTAATGAATTCAATGAGCTGGTCCCGACTAGAAGAGGAGACATATTTCGCTATCAGTTGTTTAATGAGCTCAAAACCAG AAATCCCTCACTCAAAACTCTGTTGGCAGTTGGTGGcacaacttttaaaaatgaaaa ATTCACTACGATGgtgtcaacaaaacaaaagagaacagCATTCATCCAGTCTGCTGTCGATCTACTGAGAATATTTAAATTTGATGGATTAAACCTGGACTGGATGTACCCTGTAGCAGCAGGAGGCGACCCAAACAACAAGCAGAAATTTACACTGTTGTGCAAG GAGCTCAATGCTGCCTTTGAGAATGAAGGGAAAAGACAAAACCGTGAACGATTAATCATCGCGGCAAGTGTCTCTGCTGAGAGAGAGGTCATTGATGCCAGCTATGAAGTCAACAAGATTACCAA GGACCTGGACTTCCTTAATGTGCTGACGTATGACTTTCATGGCCCCTGGGAAAATGTCACAGGACATCACAGTCCCTTATTCAAAGGGTCCCAGGATACTGGAAACAAAATCTACTATAATACT GATTCTGCCATGCAGCATTGGTTGGACAAGGGAGCACCTGCACAATTGCTAAATTTGGGACTAGCTGCATATGGGCGAGctttttccctctcctctgcatcCAGTGATGTTGGAGCTCCAGCCAAAGGCCCTGGTGAAGAAGGCTGCTACACTGGTGAAGAGGGATTCTGGGCCTATTATGAG ACTTGCCTTTACACTGAAGGGGCTACATTCCACCGGATTGCTGATCAGAAAGTTCCATATGCCATAGAAGAAAACCAGTGGGTTGGATTTGATGACAAAGACAGCATCAGTACAAAG gTCAGTTACTTAAAAGCAAAGAACTTTGGAGGAGCCTTTGTTTGGTCTCTGGACCTGGATGACTTCAGCGGAGAGTTCTGTAACCAGAGCAAAAGTCCCTTCATCAGCCACTTGAATTCTCTCCTGGTTCAAA GTTCTCCAACTaatccaactaccacaacagctactccaactaccacaacccCATtcccaactaccacaacaactactccaactaccacaactctAACTATCACTACCAtaactccaactaccacaactacaCCAattaccacaacaactactccaactaccacaaccacatctccaaccaccacaacaaccactccaacCACCACAAAAACTACaacaactccaactaccacaacttctccaactaccacaaccacatCACTAACTAccacaactactccaacgaccACATCTCCCACtaccacaactccaactacTACGACCACagctccaactaccacaaccacaactccaactaccaca aactccaactaccacaaccacaactccaactaccacaactactccaactactccaactacaacgaccacagctccaactaccacaactaccacaactactccaactaccacaaccacaactccaactaccacagCTACTCCAACTACGAC tCCATCTACCACAACAagtactccaactaccacaactccaactaccacaactactccaactacgaCGACCACTACTCAaactaccacaaccacagctccaactaccacaactctaacaaccacaactcccactaccacaacaactag
- the pm20d1.2 gene encoding N-fatty-acyl-amino acid synthase/hydrolase PM20D1.2 translates to MTESGQRFKAIKFLKIIFCSLLVVVSLLLTVASIRTLTVDGSDQLAHWEGTNNISLELDPQHRQELLTRLREAIRIRTVSTSAEDINTTALLHFDKFLRQAFPTTFSSSLVRHELVGNYSHLFKVEGSQPDLVPYLLLAHIDVVPASESADWVAPPFSAEVIDGYIYGRGAMDDKSSLMGILEALEYLLKKGYAPRRGFYIGLGHDEEVFGLNGAVNIVRVLKQRGVQLLFVLDEGLALIDGVFPGLDGPAALIGLSEKGMASIKLSVSMVPGHASMPPRETTIGILASAVKRLEENPMPTVFGYGPERQTIEHLAHKFRFPLKFIMSNLWLFSPILARFMERKPETNSFIRTTTAVTMFNAGVKENVIPSLAEAYINMRIHPAQSLQEAMDHIHSTVGDARVKIELINGFDPEPVSSADEKSFGFQIIKKTVLDIFPTVTVAPGMCTANTDSRHFKDLTKDIYRFLPLWLKPGDAQRIHGINERISIKNYEEYVMFYFSLIQNCDIQNLPEPHSSVHEL, encoded by the exons ATGACGGAATCAGGCCAGAGGTTTAAAGCAATCAAGTTCTTAAAGATCATCTTCTGCAGCCTCCTCGTAGTCGTGTCACTGTTGTTGACTGTGGCGTCAATCAGGACTCTGACTGTGGACGGAAGTGATCAGCTCGCCCACTGGGAGGGCACGAACAACATCTCGCTGGAGTTGGACCCGCAGCACAGGCAGGAGCTGCTGACACGTCTGAGAG AGGCGATCCGGATCCGCACCGTGTCCACATCCGCTGAGGACATCAACACCACAGCGCTGCTTCACTTCGACAAGTTCCTCCGCCAAG CCTTCCCAACGACTTTCTCCTCGAGCTTGGTTCGTCATGAGTTGGTGGGAAACTACAGCCACCTGTTTAAGGTGGAAGGTTCCCAACCTGACCTGGTGCCGTACCTGCTGCTGGCCCACATCGACGTGGTACCTGCCTCGGAGTCAGCCGACTGGGTGGCCCCACCGTTTTCCGCCGAGGTGATAGACGGCTACATCTACGGTCGAGGAGCCATGGACGACAAGAGCTCTTTAATG GGAATACTTGAGGCGCTGGAATACTTGCTTAAAAAAGGCTATGCTCCACGCAGAGGATTTTACATCGGTCTTGGTCATGATGAAGAA GTTTTTGGTTTGAATGGGGCGGTGAACATTGTACGCGTGCTCAAACAGCGTGGTGTGCAGCTGTTGTTCGTCCTGGACGAGGGCCTGGCTTTGATTGATGGAGTCTTCCCTGGTCTTGACGGACCTGCCGCTCT AATTGGGTTAAGTGAAAAGGGAATGGCCTCTATAAAGCTGAGTGTGTCTATGGTCCCTGGTCACGCCTCAATGCCTCCCAGGGAGACCACCATCGGGATCCTGGCTTCAGCAGTCAAAAG ACTGGAGGAGAACCCTATGCCGACGGTATTTGGTTATGGGCCTGAACGTCAAACCATTGAACACCTGGCCCATAAG TTCAGGTTTCCACTGAAGTTCATTATGTCAAATTTGTGGCTGTTCTCTCCGATCCTTGCCAG ATTCATGGAAAGAAAACCAGAAACCAACAGTTTTATAAGGACGACCACAGCAGTCACCATGTTTAATGCGGGAGTTAAG GAGAATGTTATCCCCTCCCTTGCTGAAGCTTACATCAATATGCGAATCCACCCAGCACAGTCATTACAAGAG GCAATGGACCATATCCATTCCACAGTGGGTGACGCACGTGTGAAGATAGAGCTCATTAATGGCTTTGACCCTGAGCCTGTCAGCTCTGCGGATGAAAAGTCTTTTGGCTTTCAGATCATTAAGAAAACCGTGTTGGACATCTTTCCAACAGTTACAGTTGCTCCAG GTATGTGtactgcaaacacagacagtcGACACTTCAAAGACCTGACCAAGGATATTTATCGCTTTTTGCCTCTCTGGTTAAAACCAGGTGACGCTCAGAG aATCCATGGCATCAACGAAAGGATTTCCATAAAGAACTACGAGGAGTACGTGATGTTTTACTTTAGTCTGATTCAAAACTGTGACATTCAGAATCTCCCTGAGCCTCACAGTTCTGTCCATGAACTGTGA
- the lemd1 gene encoding LEM domain-containing protein 1 isoform X2, producing the protein MTPRRRHNSNSDRSLRQTRRSKENEKNPEEAEIPDLSGLTDDDLKAALLRHGFKPGPIVASTRALYEKKLSKLLQSDGHNQPNGAEKATLYSASEEEEEENGEDDEAESGAEEEKQKAAVQSDEAQPGSSQAELGFQRGGFVYPQCFLPSSRLRARASRKKEPSPAWNSGNALKSSERSRPRCSQIPAGISRASSVDQRPGLGSGVQAGSQTVAADASSLSSQVFSITEMVEEMESRGPLSTSTNTVREFNGSNVQEHWSRSSRLDMPVVDNSTMKNNSLYYTPRTSPHKREMKKPPREPVNDTFKDLLPAETTPMGIYATRRRPIKGAAGRPVQYAYPDTPVSPTTLERREVERRLVPVHIRFLFFLIMVCILYLVYALV; encoded by the exons ATGACGCCCCGGAGACGCCACAACTCCAACAGCGACCGAAGCCTGCGTCAAACCCGGAGGTCAAAG gAAAACGAGAAGAAtccagaggaggcagagatacCTGACCTGAGCGGTCTGACTGATGATGACCTCAAGGCCGCACTGCTCCGACACGGGTTCAAACCTGGGCCCATAGTTG CCTCCACCAGGGCTTTGTATGAGAAGAAGCTCAGCAAACTGCTCCAGTCTGACGGACACAACCAACCTAATGGAGCAGAGAAGGCGACATTGTACTCAgccagtgaggaagaggaggaagaaaacgGGGAGGACGATGAGGCAGAGTCCG GTGCTgaggaagaaaagcagaaagcGGCTGTGCAGTCGGACGAGGCTCAGCCCGGGAGCAGCCAG GCAGAGTTGGGTTTTCAGAGAGGTGGCTTTGTTTACCCACAGTGCTTTTTACCTTCATCCAGACTG CGCGCCCGTGCCTCTAGGAAAAAGGAACCTAGTCCCGCGTGGAATTCAGGGAATGCATTAAAATCATCAGAGCGGAGTCGGCCTCGCTGCTCGCAGATTCCTGCAGGAATTAGTAGGGCATCCTCTGTAGATCAACGGCCAGGATTAGGATCAGGG GTTCAAGCTGGATCACAGACGGTTGCAGCCGATGCTTCATCACTTTCCTCTCAGGTCTTCAGCATCACTGAAATGGTTGAGGAG ATGGAGAGTCGGGGGCCACTCTCCACTAGCACAAACACTGTGAGAGAGTTCAATGGGAGCAATGTGCAGGAGCATTGGTCACGGTCCAGCAGG CTGGACATGCCAGTTGTAGACAACAGCACCATGAAGAACAACTCCCTGTACTACACTCCCAGGACTTCCCCTCATAAACGGGAAATGAAGAAG CCTCCTCGGGAGCCTGTGAACGATACTTTCAAGGATTTGCTTCCTGCTGAGACCACACCCATGGGTATATA CGCCACTCGTCGGAGACCCATCAAGGGGGCAGCAGGGAGACCTGTGCAGTACGCGTACCCGGACACTCCTGTCAGTCCCACGACCCTGGAGAGACGAGAGGTGGAGCGCCGCCTTGTGCCTGTCCACATACGGTTTCTGTTCTTCCTCATCATGGTGTGCATCCTCTACCTCGTTTATGCTTTAGTTTAG
- the lemd1 gene encoding LEM domain-containing protein 1 isoform X3, translating into MPVLVEDPALLSKSRLRSDFVAHNVKLHLKHINKRNAAYDFSSDEEEDFQDEAENEKNPEEAEIPDLSGLTDDDLKAALLRHGFKPGPIVASTRALYEKKLSKLLQSDGHNQPNGAEKATLYSASEEEEEENGEDDEAESGAEEEKQKAAVQSDEAQPGSSQVQAGSQTVAADASSLSSQVFSITEMVEEMESRGPLSTSTNTVREFNGSNVQEHWSRSSRLDMPVVDNSTMKNNSLYYTPRTSPHKREMKKPPREPVNDTFKDLLPAETTPMGIYATRRRPIKGAAGRPVQYAYPDTPVSPTTLERREVERRLVPVHIRFLFFLIMVCILYLVYALV; encoded by the exons ATGCCGGTGTTGGTGGAGGACCCCGCTCTTCTGTCTAAATCTAGACTCAGATCAGATTTCGTTGCACACAATGTGAAGCTCCACCTGAAACACATCAACAAGAGAAACGCAGCTTACGACTTTTCAAGCGACGAGGAGGAAGATTTTCAAGATGAAGCT gAAAACGAGAAGAAtccagaggaggcagagatacCTGACCTGAGCGGTCTGACTGATGATGACCTCAAGGCCGCACTGCTCCGACACGGGTTCAAACCTGGGCCCATAGTTG CCTCCACCAGGGCTTTGTATGAGAAGAAGCTCAGCAAACTGCTCCAGTCTGACGGACACAACCAACCTAATGGAGCAGAGAAGGCGACATTGTACTCAgccagtgaggaagaggaggaagaaaacgGGGAGGACGATGAGGCAGAGTCCG GTGCTgaggaagaaaagcagaaagcGGCTGTGCAGTCGGACGAGGCTCAGCCCGGGAGCAGCCAG GTTCAAGCTGGATCACAGACGGTTGCAGCCGATGCTTCATCACTTTCCTCTCAGGTCTTCAGCATCACTGAAATGGTTGAGGAG ATGGAGAGTCGGGGGCCACTCTCCACTAGCACAAACACTGTGAGAGAGTTCAATGGGAGCAATGTGCAGGAGCATTGGTCACGGTCCAGCAGG CTGGACATGCCAGTTGTAGACAACAGCACCATGAAGAACAACTCCCTGTACTACACTCCCAGGACTTCCCCTCATAAACGGGAAATGAAGAAG CCTCCTCGGGAGCCTGTGAACGATACTTTCAAGGATTTGCTTCCTGCTGAGACCACACCCATGGGTATATA CGCCACTCGTCGGAGACCCATCAAGGGGGCAGCAGGGAGACCTGTGCAGTACGCGTACCCGGACACTCCTGTCAGTCCCACGACCCTGGAGAGACGAGAGGTGGAGCGCCGCCTTGTGCCTGTCCACATACGGTTTCTGTTCTTCCTCATCATGGTGTGCATCCTCTACCTCGTTTATGCTTTAGTTTAG
- the lemd1 gene encoding LEM domain-containing protein 1 isoform X1, with translation MPVLVEDPALLSKSRLRSDFVAHNVKLHLKHINKRNAAYDFSSDEEEDFQDEAENEKNPEEAEIPDLSGLTDDDLKAALLRHGFKPGPIVASTRALYEKKLSKLLQSDGHNQPNGAEKATLYSASEEEEEENGEDDEAESGAEEEKQKAAVQSDEAQPGSSQAELGFQRGGFVYPQCFLPSSRLRARASRKKEPSPAWNSGNALKSSERSRPRCSQIPAGISRASSVDQRPGLGSGVQAGSQTVAADASSLSSQVFSITEMVEEMESRGPLSTSTNTVREFNGSNVQEHWSRSSRLDMPVVDNSTMKNNSLYYTPRTSPHKREMKKPPREPVNDTFKDLLPAETTPMGIYATRRRPIKGAAGRPVQYAYPDTPVSPTTLERREVERRLVPVHIRFLFFLIMVCILYLVYALV, from the exons ATGCCGGTGTTGGTGGAGGACCCCGCTCTTCTGTCTAAATCTAGACTCAGATCAGATTTCGTTGCACACAATGTGAAGCTCCACCTGAAACACATCAACAAGAGAAACGCAGCTTACGACTTTTCAAGCGACGAGGAGGAAGATTTTCAAGATGAAGCT gAAAACGAGAAGAAtccagaggaggcagagatacCTGACCTGAGCGGTCTGACTGATGATGACCTCAAGGCCGCACTGCTCCGACACGGGTTCAAACCTGGGCCCATAGTTG CCTCCACCAGGGCTTTGTATGAGAAGAAGCTCAGCAAACTGCTCCAGTCTGACGGACACAACCAACCTAATGGAGCAGAGAAGGCGACATTGTACTCAgccagtgaggaagaggaggaagaaaacgGGGAGGACGATGAGGCAGAGTCCG GTGCTgaggaagaaaagcagaaagcGGCTGTGCAGTCGGACGAGGCTCAGCCCGGGAGCAGCCAG GCAGAGTTGGGTTTTCAGAGAGGTGGCTTTGTTTACCCACAGTGCTTTTTACCTTCATCCAGACTG CGCGCCCGTGCCTCTAGGAAAAAGGAACCTAGTCCCGCGTGGAATTCAGGGAATGCATTAAAATCATCAGAGCGGAGTCGGCCTCGCTGCTCGCAGATTCCTGCAGGAATTAGTAGGGCATCCTCTGTAGATCAACGGCCAGGATTAGGATCAGGG GTTCAAGCTGGATCACAGACGGTTGCAGCCGATGCTTCATCACTTTCCTCTCAGGTCTTCAGCATCACTGAAATGGTTGAGGAG ATGGAGAGTCGGGGGCCACTCTCCACTAGCACAAACACTGTGAGAGAGTTCAATGGGAGCAATGTGCAGGAGCATTGGTCACGGTCCAGCAGG CTGGACATGCCAGTTGTAGACAACAGCACCATGAAGAACAACTCCCTGTACTACACTCCCAGGACTTCCCCTCATAAACGGGAAATGAAGAAG CCTCCTCGGGAGCCTGTGAACGATACTTTCAAGGATTTGCTTCCTGCTGAGACCACACCCATGGGTATATA CGCCACTCGTCGGAGACCCATCAAGGGGGCAGCAGGGAGACCTGTGCAGTACGCGTACCCGGACACTCCTGTCAGTCCCACGACCCTGGAGAGACGAGAGGTGGAGCGCCGCCTTGTGCCTGTCCACATACGGTTTCTGTTCTTCCTCATCATGGTGTGCATCCTCTACCTCGTTTATGCTTTAGTTTAG